One segment of Plasmodium vivax chromosome 14, whole genome shotgun sequence DNA contains the following:
- a CDS encoding septum formation protein Maf domain containing protein (encoded by transcript PVX_122505A): MKEHSHIIGLGDFFADAKKCWVLLASKSPRRIELMKLMGVSNLYICESGFEENLDKKQFASAEHYVKENALQKGLNVASHVWFGDQANTHSEGNVKEEETKKSTQQGSDSGHLSIGQPENEQHCTDATKKHQVKSLHSTYDPIPKVIISCDTIVTLKDEIIEKPLNKEHAREILKKLSSNIHCVYTAVCIFLHKTKVPITFIEKTDVHFDDLLEQDILEYLNSSEPYDKAGAYSIQGVGCQFIKKINGCYYNVMGLPINKLSKTLTQLCVEGKISA, translated from the coding sequence ATGAAGGAACACTCGCACATCATCGGGTTAGGCGACTTCTTCGCAGATGCAAAAAAGTGTTGGGTTCTTCTGGCGAGTAAGTCCCCAAGGAGGATCGAGTTAATGAAATTAATGGGGGTAtcaaatttatacatttgcGAATCaggatttgaagaaaatttagaTAAAAAACAGTTTGCCTCTGCTGAGCATTATGTGAAAGAAAATGCCTTACAAAAGGGGTTGAACGTGGCAAGTCATGTCTGGTTTGGGGACCAAGCGAATACTCACAGTGAGGGAAACGTtaaagaagaggaaacaaaaaaaagcacacaaCAAGGGAGTGATAGCGGTCATTTGTCAATTGGCCAACCTGAAAACGAACAGCATTGCACAGatgcaacaaaaaaacatcaaGTGAAAAGTTTGCATAGCACCTATGACCCCATACCAAAGGTTATAATCTCATGCGACACGATCGTTACGCTGAAGGATGAAATAATAGAAAAGCCGCTCAACAAGGAACACGCCcgtgaaattttaaaaaagctatCATCCAATATCCACTGCGTTTATACAGCTGtctgtatatttttacacaaaacaAAAGTGCCCATCACCTTTATCGAAAAAACAGACGTACATTTTGACGACTTGCTTGAGCAAGACATTTTGGAATATTTAAATTCGAGTGAACCGTATGATAAGGCTGGCGCTTACTCCATTCAGGGAGTCGGCTGtcagtttataaaaaaaattaatggcTGCTATTACAACGTTATGGGGTTGCCAATTAATAAACTCTCCAAAACGTTGACGCAGTTGTgtgtggaggggaaaatatcAGCTTGA